TCGTCATCTTCAAGCCCGACTGCGTCCAGCGCCGCCTGGTCGGCCAGATTCTCCAGCGATTCGAAGCGAAAGGGCTGCGGATCGCCGCTTTGAAGATGATTCAGGTCAGTCAGGAACTGGCCCAGCAGCACTACGGCGAGCACAAGGAACGGCCCTTCTTTCCCAGTCTGATCGAATTCATTACCGGAGGGCCGGTCGTCGTTGCCGTCCTGGCCGGGCCGGAGGCCGTGTCGGTCGTTCGGGGGATGATGGGCAAGACCAGTGGCATCGAGGCTGCTCCCGGCACCATCCGTGGTGATTTTTCGGTGAGCAAGCAGAACAACCTGATCCACGGCAGCGATAGCGCCGAGTCGGCCGATCGTGAGATCGCCCTCTGGTTTACGCCCCAGGAACTGCTCGCCTATGACCTCGCTGGTCAGCACTGGGTCAGCGAGGCCTGATCGATTTTGAAGCGTTGAGGCATTGCATGATGAGGGAGGCCGCCTCCGTCGTATTCGGAAGCGGCCGCCAATAGAACACCTCTCTCGCCCTCAGGGACTTCTGACGGGCGCTTCCCCGGAGGGGCGATCACGCATGGCGACCGACGAAGTTGTCCAAGCCGTGAATGAGTTGCGCCGAGAGATCGAGAAACATAATCGTCTCTACTATGTCGAGGCGACCCCGATCATCAGTGATCGGGAATATGACCGGTTGCTCAAGCAACTTGAAGATCTTGAAGCGGCTCATCCGGAGCTGATCACCCCCGACAGTCCCACGCAACGCGTCGGTGGTGAGCCGATCACCGCGTTTGAGACCATTCGGCATGCTGTGCCGATGCTCTCAATTGAGAATACCTATACGCTTGACGA
The Tautonia marina DNA segment above includes these coding regions:
- the ndk gene encoding nucleoside-diphosphate kinase, producing MQHTLVIFKPDCVQRRLVGQILQRFEAKGLRIAALKMIQVSQELAQQHYGEHKERPFFPSLIEFITGGPVVVAVLAGPEAVSVVRGMMGKTSGIEAAPGTIRGDFSVSKQNNLIHGSDSAESADREIALWFTPQELLAYDLAGQHWVSEA